The Arabidopsis thaliana chromosome 5, partial sequence genomic interval tttttttaaaacatatcaaaataattagtaaaataataataaaacccCAAATGGTATGTTGACCaataataaagacaaaaagtgttttatagttgaattttaaaatagtctTGTATAGTtgcatataaattaaaaaagcgATCTAGTATAGGAAAAATTTGGACGTACCGAGGTAAAGACCAAAACAatgttttgtcattttcacAACAATCAATGCATATGTTCGTGAAGTCGTCACGAACCACCTATATAAGCCAATgcatccatatatataaagatataaCACACATATAGATATAGTACAagttaaatgaaaaatattttgattgtacAATTAGAATTCTGATTATACTTTAGAataaaaagaacagaaaaaagtAGAAGTTCATTGAGAGAGAtccaaaagaaataataagGCAATAATGAGATAGAAACCATGGTACTTGTCTCCAATTAACTACTGTTGACCTCGGAAAAGAaggaaattgaagaaacaacTAAAGACAAATGAAGATATATACATGGAGGAAAAGTTTGAATGTACATATGGAgtatgttttacttttatctttACAACTCCGGATTTCACTGTAAACTTCTATATAAGGCAACCCCTACACACACTATATTAAGACAGTTaccaaaaccccaaaattttactaaattaatgTAAGAGAAgtaaatatgaatttttttgtcttgtggTCATTTGCTCCTCTCTCCTATGTATAAATATTCGCCTCACACATAGACCtatttagcttcttcttcttcttcttcttctgtctaCTTACATAAAGTTATCCTGCTTTGGTTTAGGGTTGAGAGGAATATTGTCTGGCTCGAGGTCATGAAGAAGATCGGTAGATTGATTCATTTTAAAGAGTGAAATCCCTAAATGATTCTCGGACCAGGCTTCATTCCCCCCAACCGACATATCACATTCTTacttaattcttttttcttttttgtctatCTGCTTTGATACTTCTTGTGAAATGGGGTTTGTtgactatatataatttgtagaTCCTGAAGTGAGAGCTacattttcatcatttctCCTGATTAATCtatatcaaaaagaaaaatgttgtttacatGCATGTTTCTCAGCTGTTAGAGGGTCTGTCTAAATCTCGAGGAAGGTCCCAATTATTATAAGTCATAACATATAGAGCTATTGTATAAAGTAGTAAGATTCAAGATTGTCTCATAGTTTGCCTTCAATGTTAAACACCTATCATTTCTAGATTTATGCAtgcattttatattttctattgattttcccttttaaaatctcgattttttttcctttttcacaTCACAATTCACATCCAAATATCTTGACCCTTTCTCTTCAGTCACGAGTCAAGACCTCTGAGACTTGGTTCTGTAATAATCTAAAACCTAGAAAGAAGTTTGTTTCTAATTACGTGTAACTTCATTTCACATTGAAGGAAGACAATGATGGGACtttcgttttttcttaaaaccatCACTATCAAATTTCATTGACTTACCTTTACTTCTTTGTTCCTTGCTATTATCCTCCTTATTGTTCGGTGCTCTCTCACTCTATTTTATCAAAGTGAAatataaacactaaaaacAGATGAAACATTAAAAAGAGATCAGATAATTTCAATCCAATGTTACAATTTACATAAATACATGTTTATCTTTGCGAGTTACAAGACTACACAAATAGTGAAATGTACATAATTAATGCTTCAATATTGAACCCAATTGATATCAAGATCTTTAAGATTGTACAACCATTTCTCGGTATCTTGAGAGACGTAAGGTTTATTATTCTTATTAACCGTTGAATTTAAATCGGCCTCAGTAGATTCAGTTCTCAGTATCGTGTTACCGTTGTCTTTACGAGAATTTAGCTGCCTGTTTGGATGTCTCACGTTCAATGCTAAAAGACGAGATACTTCGTGTAATCCTCCCCATTTCTCGAGCGCCCGAGCAATGTCATAACGACCTGAAACAACAGACCAAATGTTTCTCAGACCAATCCGATTGAGAAGAACACACAGAGCTTAAATTGAGTTTACTGTTTGTACCTGCTCGTTCGAAAGATTTTCTGCTCGGCATAAATGATGGATCCATTCCCCAACTCTGTTGAAATCTTCCTATCTGCAACCACATGCAGAGGGAGAAGCTCTTGTAAACACCATGGCAACAgtggttttaatttttgaacaTGTCTAGAAACTTTACCTCCTCTTGCAAGTTTTCGAGATTGTCCCAATATCCTTTCGGTTTTCGGTGTTTATAAGCAAGTGAAAGATTCATCATCAAAGCTATTCTCCTAAATCCACCCATTCTTGTAATGGCTTTTTCAATGTCAACTCTTCCATGTAACCGAAGCTGCTTCCTCATGGGCATGAATCCTTCTTGTCCATGTTCTGATATGAACTTGAGAATTTCTGATTTCAAGACTTCAATGTCTCTTTGTAGACCAGGAATCCTCCGTCTCTGCTTAGTTTGGTCTGAACCATCATCATTATTGTAAACTGTCTCAACTGATTTGGCACGAGATGAAGAACATGTTTCCTCTGAAACTTGACATGTCTCCAGTTTACATGACTCTGAAGATTTCTCTCCTCTTTTCTCAATGTAATCCCGGATAGCGCATAAATTTGACGGAAGATCTTCATATATAACCTGAAAAGATTCAGAGAAAACATTGTGGTtccaataagaaaaaaaaaagattgcaCTGAACTCAGTCAATTGTAAGCCAAACCTCTTCCATGATTGCTTCAGAAAGAAATGAATCTTTTCTCATTTTGGACTCCACGGTATACTTGAGAAGTGTGTGGTGACTTCCTAGTTGTTCAAAAATCCATTTCCCCTCTAGCGAGTCAAAGTCTCCTTCAACCTGTTCAAATCTGATTTCCTGCTCACGAATCTCATGCAAATCGAGAACAGCTCTTGCATGAAGCACCATGTAAAGCAGGCCTTTGCATCCTTCCTGAAAACAGAATTCagttttagttatataatttcttgaaatcaagaaaagaaacattgGCTTTGGCCAGTATCAGAATTTTGATCTTCAAGACCAGACTAAATACAGAGCCTTTCTGAATCATGAAAGAGCAAATTATGAGTCATATTTTGGCAACCAAATTCTCTCTTCAGATTTTTCCAGTGTTAGTACCCAATACAAGTACTTGTAGAATGATTCCTTCTAGTCCTTGCCAAATTTGATTACAAGGTAACCGTGGATGAGAATGCTCATACCTGAAGTATTCGGACTTTATTGTTATCGCGTGACAAAATCTTGCTGATTGCCAAATTTGGAACTATCCTGATAGGTTCATGAACAATAAACGCAGAAGAACAAGAGATATATATAAGCCAACAcaacaaatatttgaagaaGATTGACAAGAAAATCCTCCTTAAGGTCAGAACAGTGAAGCCCGGATATGATAAATATATGTGTTCGGTACTTACTCTGGAAGACTCTCATAAGACGTTAGAACTTTCCAAACTTCACAAACAGGAGCTTTAACTGTTATACTAGCAACGGCGCATCGGTGAACACCTCCATTTTCCttcatccaagaaaaaaaccaCTGACtcataaacacaaaagatgggaaaacttttttttttcatagtATATAGAGTAAGTTTTGAGCCAAACTACTTACCAATAGACCATCAAATCTACGAAGATGAACTTCATCCACGGTGCAAGGTTTATCAAGCTTGCAGGCTTTTCCATACACTCCCCAATTGTTGTTCAATTCATTTGAATGAGCTAATGATCCAACACTGGAGGCAACAGATCTCTCCGTAGCAAGACTATCGAACTCAATACCATTAGAAGGGGCTGGCTGTGAAGATATTATACCCAACAAATCTTCTATTATTGACGGCTTTCCGCaatctttataaattttctcaGCTTGGCGAGCTACGGCCCGGAGATTTACAGGAAGATCTGATCTGATTATCCTCTCTAAGAAAATGGCAGGGAAGTTAAATCTTGGGATTACGTTTACTTCGTATGACAAGACAGTTCCTACGGAcctggagaaagagaaaaacaaatgtttggAACATAGATGGTTCCAAAATGATCCGTGGTTAGAAATGCATAACAGACTGTTTACAGAAAGAATTTCTCTGATACACATTTATAGAGgatttaatttaaatgatgATAGGATGAGCACACAAACTTCTTACGGGGATTAATGAGTGTACCTGATACCAGATTTCACAGACCACTTTCCCTCAAACTTTTTGAAATCACCATCTACCATAGAGAAGTGAAGCTCACGACCATTTGGCTAATAAGATAATAGGAAAAACTACATTAATAGAGATGTATGGATTGAGAAACAAATGTAATATAAGAACTCAAGAGTAAAGATTAACTAATtaaccaaacaacaaaactactTGTTACAAATAACATCTTGTTGTACCCTAAGTAACCAATGCAATGAGTGCAAAGC includes:
- a CDS encoding polyketide cyclase/dehydrase/lipid transporter (CONTAINS InterPro DOMAIN/s: Streptomyces cyclase/dehydrase (InterPro:IPR005031); BEST Arabidopsis thaliana protein match is: Polyketide cyclase / dehydrase and lipid transport protein (TAIR:AT4G01650.1); Has 30201 Blast hits to 17322 proteins in 780 species: Archae - 12; Bacteria - 1396; Metazoa - 17338; Fungi - 3422; Plants - 5037; Viruses - 0; Other Eukaryotes - 2996 (source: NCBI BLink).) yields the protein MSVSKFPHLSHGVHTINFLNEPVFLSVLLPSPSRIRVFSSISTSGIGGGVAKCHGTRHSGAGGRGDNGLRRDSGLGFDERGERKVRCEVDVISWRERRIRGEIWVDSDSQSVWNVLTDYERLADFIPNLVWSGRIPCPHPGRIWLEQRGLQRALYWHIEARVVLDLHECLDSPNGRELHFSMVDGDFKKFEGKWSVKSGIRSVGTVLSYEVNVIPRFNFPAIFLERIIRSDLPVNLRAVARQAEKIYKDCGKPSIIEDLLGIISSQPAPSNGIEFDSLATERSVASSVGSLAHSNELNNNWGVYGKACKLDKPCTVDEVHLRRFDGLLENGGVHRCAVASITVKAPVCEVWKVLTSYESLPEIVPNLAISKILSRDNNKVRILQEGCKGLLYMVLHARAVLDLHEIREQEIRFEQVEGDFDSLEGKWIFEQLGSHHTLLKYTVESKMRKDSFLSEAIMEEVIYEDLPSNLCAIRDYIEKRGEKSSESCKLETCQVSEETCSSSRAKSVETVYNNDDGSDQTKQRRRIPGLQRDIEVLKSEILKFISEHGQEGFMPMRKQLRLHGRVDIEKAITRMGGFRRIALMMNLSLAYKHRKPKGYWDNLENLQEEIGRFQQSWGMDPSFMPSRKSFERAGRYDIARALEKWGGLHEVSRLLALNVRHPNRQLNSRKDNGNTILRTESTEADLNSTVNKNNKPYVSQDTEKWLYNLKDLDINWVQY